From Aspergillus chevalieri M1 DNA, chromosome 4, nearly complete sequence, a single genomic window includes:
- the MAF1 gene encoding RNA polymerase III-inhibiting protein MAF1 (BUSCO:EOG09263FKC;~COG:K;~EggNog:ENOG410PK3A;~InterPro:IPR015257,IPR038564;~PFAM:PF09174;~go_process: GO:0016480 - negative regulation of transcription by RNA polymerase III [Evidence IEA]) has translation MKYIPLPEFEDITSSLTFDTADCNITGGCDLYITKAARADRKLYRNIEQSLEAQYESVLRLSASLSPPHASDAASTLNLSRSSPFGPLSDHGSRRTFAYLIATLNASHPDYDFSHVLRPSDFHRERNLKKVMNTIDTTLFNLRPRENMDLTPPSPATLSGSYSTSAPFTWGPRMWRIIDEHMSLKECSIYTYTPEEDPSGADDGAIWSLHYFFFNPLRKRVCYLYFRAIPILSHTPTDTEGFVATPTGKRTFEDGYLTPDLSSSKRARYWLGDVADMVGHTSDSEYDQYVLSDEESRSRSRKGGVRAMSEEIADSMEV, from the exons ATGAAG TACATCCCCCTGCCCGAGTTTGAGGATATCACGAGTTCCCTCACTTTCGATACCGCGGACTGCAATATAACCGGAGGATGCGATCTCTACATAACGAAGGCTGCTCGAGCCGATCGCAAACTATACAGGAACATTGAACAATCACTGGAAGCTCAATATGAATCCGTCCTCCGTCTTTCCGCCTCTCTGTCACCTCCCCACGCATCAGACGCCGCGTCTACTCTCAATCTCTCCCGTTCCAGTCCGTTCGGCCCGCTGAGTGACCACGGGAGCCGCCGCACATTCGCCTACCTGATCGCAACTCTCAACGCCAGCCATCCCGATTATGACTTTTCTCATGTCCTGCGCCCATCGGATTTTCATCGAGAGCGGAATCTGAAGAAAGTCATGAATACGATCGACACTACACTCTTCAACCTGCGCCCGCGTGAGAACATGGATCTAACGCCTCCCTCGCCAGCTACGTTATCTGGTTCGTACAGCACGAGTGCCCCTTTCACATGGGGGCCGAGAATGTGGAGGATTATCGATGAGCACATGTCGCTGAAGGAGTGCTCGATATACACCTACACCCCCGAGGAGGACCCATCGGGTGCAGATGATGGTGCGATCTGGAGTCTCCACTACTTTTTCTTCAACCCGCTCCGGAAGCGTGTGTGCTATCTCTATTTCCGCGCAATCCCTATCTTGAGCCACACGCCCACCGACACTGAAGGCTTTGTTGCAACACCAACGGGCAAACGCACTTTCGAGGATGGTTACCTGACGCCGGACCTGAGTTCCAGCAAGCGGGCTCGCTACTGGTTGGGCGACGTTGCCGACATGGTTGGGCACACAAGTGACAGTGAATACGACCAGTATGTCCTTAGCGACGAGGAATCCCGTTCAAGGTCCAGGAAGGGCGGCGTTCGGGCGATGAGTGAAGAGATTGCCGATTCGATGGAGGTCTAA
- a CDS encoding AP-1 complex subunit sigma (COG:U;~EggNog:ENOG410PN82;~InterPro:IPR016635,IPR022775,IPR011012;~PFAM:PF01217;~go_process: GO:0015031 - protein transport [Evidence IEA]), with amino-acid sequence MAIHYLILLSRQGKVRLAKWFTTLSPKEKAKIIKDVTQLVLSRRTRMCNFLEYKDSKVVYRRYASLFFIAGCASTDNELITLETVHRYVEQMDKYYGNVCELDIIFNFQKAYFILDELLLAGEMQESSKKNVLRCISQQDSLEDMEVEEDVVTKIM; translated from the exons ATGGCTATCCA TTACTTGATTCTCCTGTCGAGGCAGGGCAAAGTG CGTCTTGCCAAATGGTTTACCACTCTGTCCCCGAAAGAAAAAGCCAAGATCATCAAGGATGTGACTCAGCTTGTGCTCTCGCGCCGGACGCGGATGTGCAACTTCCTTGAGTACAAAG ATTCCAAAGTCGTCTACCGCCGTTATGCCTCCCTCTTTTTCATCGCCGGTTGCGCCTCGACCGACAACGAGTTGATCACCCTCGAGACCGTCCACCGATACGTCGAACAAATGGACAAGTACTACGGAAACGTCTGCGAGCTTGATATCATTTTCAATTTCCAAAAGGCATACTTTATTCTGGACGAACTCCTGCTGGCAGGAGAGATGCAGGAAAGCAGCAAGAAGAATGTTTTGCGGTGCATAAGTCAACAGGACAGCTTAGAAGACATGGAG GTTGAGGAGGACGTGGTTACGAAGATCATGTAG
- a CDS encoding uncharacterized protein (COG:S;~EggNog:ENOG410PHP1), producing MADDEERVKAEKLAAAKKRVAQLQKQKKKANKKSAGADASKDSESPKDSATPAEETPTPEEKQDEVAATPELAEKKPEEGEEDNKEEEKSTEPERPTECEESPTEPMPEAPTALPSEVDSSRLDAPRAHGRQPSLSIQSKMRSSSFRKTSVSQGSVSPSPSTMRSPSLPPLSADGDSIQEVYRKQSTQIGELEKDKKRLEKELEETTGRWRKTEEQLEDLQETTADMAELKDKLEKAEQKVTEIDALKEEIASLQRQNSHLQSKSHRNNVPESPPSDLVQQLESMSATIEAMELEISNLRAHETQIKALEQKVSTSESTLQEAQRELADTKQALTRASEKAVKEGVEKTSTETLIKNLEREIEQLKQEKTEADKKNETLEKKLEALGNLHRESESRHQTRLQEGEKTEKEAAVLKKKLASVENENLRLKEEQESLKLRLKEQEESSSKRDSSGGADDEAIDELENEGRAHLERRIRELEGENFDLRRGVWKERRQELEAEQYGLTPPNESDANAFDDVDLVGGAPEHARRRSIAQQQQQRHSSFSTVLSSGLAAFTGVANNRGRASSSTSNQNQAYPPATRGSLELLSEENIDDFDEDAFARAQAEEEGKKRVEWAREIKSKLNDWKGWRLDLVDSRAGAEGAGVGMGEIFVI from the exons ATGGCTGATGACGAAGAGCGCGTCAAGGCTGAGAAGCTAGCCGCCGCCAAGAAAAGG GTGGCCCAATTGcagaaacaaaagaagaaagccaACAAGAAGTCCGCCGGCGCAGATGCTTCCAAGGACTCAGAATCCCCCAAAGACTCGGCTACTCCTGCGGAGGAAACGCCCACACCGGAAGAGAAACAAGATGAAGTCGCTGCCACCCCCGAACTCGCGGAGAAGAAGCCagaggagggagaagaagataataaggaggaagagaagtcCACTGAACCAGAGCGACCTACCGAATGCGAGGAATCCCCAACTGAACCTATGCCCGAAGCCCCCACGGCCCTTCCGTCAGAAGTCGACTCTTCAAGACTAGACGCCCCACGTGCTCATGGCCGCCAGCCGTCGCTATCAATTCAGTCGAAGATGCGGTCGTCGTCATTCCGCAAAACCTCCGTCTCCCAGGGCAGTGTTTCGCCTTCTCCGTCTACGATGAGGTCGCCCTCGTTACCTCCCTTGAGTGCTGATGGGGATTCGATTCAGGAGGTTTACCGGAAACAGTCCACGCAGATTGGAGAGTTGGAGAAAGATAAGAAGCGGCTTGAGAAGGAGCTCGAAGAGACTACTGGACGGTGGCGGAAGACCGAAGAGCAGCTGGAAGACCTGCAGGAAACGACTGCTGATATGGCGGAGTTGAAGGATAAGTTGGAGAAGGCGGAGCAAAAGGTCACAGAGATTGATGCATTG AAAGAGGAAATTGCTTCTCTTCAGCGACAGAACTCACACCTCCAGTCAAAGTCTCATCGCAACAATGTACCTGAGTCTCCACCATCCGACCTAGTACAACAACTAGAATCCATGTCTGCCACGATCGAAGCGATGGAGTTGGAAATCTCCAACCTTCGTGCGCACGAGACCCAGATCAAGGCATTGGAGCAAAAAGTCTCCACAAGTGAATCAACTCTTCAGGAGGCACAGCGCGAACTTGCCGATACTAAGCAAGCTCTCACCCGGGCTTCTGAAAAGGCAGTCAAAGAAGGTGTCGAGAAGACATCTACAGAGACCCTGATCAAGAACCTGGAGCGAGAAATTGAACAACTGAAGCAAGAAAAAACCGAAGCCGACAAGAAGAATGAGACACTTGAGAAGAAACTTGAAGCACTTGGAAACCTCCACAGAGAATCAGAGTCGCGGCACCAAACCCGCCTCCAAGAAGGCGAAAAGACCGAGAAAGAAGCAGCTGTTCTGAAAAAGAAACTAGCCAGCGTCGAAAACGAAAACCTCCGCTTAAAGGAAGAACAAGAGTCTCTCAAGCTTCGCCTCAAGGAGCAAGAAGAATCTAGCAGCAAGCGCGACTCCAGCGGCGGCGCCGATGACGAAGCCATAGATGAACTTGAGAATGAAGGCCGTGCCCATCTAGAGCGCCGCATCCGCGAGCTCGAAGGCGAGAACTTTGATCTCCGCCGCGGAGTTTGGAAGGAGAGAAGGCAAGAACTCGAAGCAGAGCAATACGGCCTGACCCCTCCCAACGAGTCGGACGCCAATGCTTTCGACGACGTCGATTTGGTTGGCGGTGCTCCGGAACACGCTCGACGGCGCAGCATCgcccaacaacagcaacagcgccattcctctttctccaCAGTTTTGTCAAGCGGTCTCGCTGCATTTACTGGTGTTGCAAACAACCGCGGCCGTGCATCCTCGAGTACCAGTAACCAGAATCAAGCCTATCCCCCCGCTACACGGGGAAGTCTGGAACTCCTTTCGGAAGAGAATATCGACGATTTCGATGAAGATGCATTCGCACGCGCGCAAGCtgaagaagaggggaagaagcgTGTGGAATGGGCGAGGGAGATCAAGTCAAAGCTCAATGACTGGAAGGGGTGGCGGTTGGATTTGGTGGATAGTAGGGCTGGGGCTGAGGGAGCGGGTGTTGGGATGGGCGAGATATTTGTCATTTAG
- a CDS encoding endoplasmic reticulum-Golgi intermediate compartment family protein (BUSCO:EOG092640BS;~COG:U;~EggNog:ENOG410PJEE;~InterPro:IPR012936,IPR039542;~PFAM:PF07970,PF13850) encodes MNGFSAHGLDEDAFGEKSDLKGSLRTFDAFPKTKASYTAPSRRGGQWTVLILAICTVLSFSELRTWFKGTENHHFSVEKGVSHELQLNLDMVVKMPCDTLRVNIQDAAGDRILAGELLKREDTSWKLWMDKRNGGAGIYQTLSQEDNERLEAQEEDAHVHHVLGEVRRNPRKKFAKGPRLRWGEKPDSCRIYGSLEGNKVQGDFHITARGHGYQEFAPHLDHSTFNFTHMITELSFGPHYPTILNPLDKTIASTESHYYKYQYFLSVVPTIYSKGARAVDSTLSGNPSHSNRNLIFTNQYGATSQSDAIPENPFYVPGIYFKYNIEPIMLLISEERSSFLSLLIRLVNTVSGVMVTGGWVYQLSGWVIELVRKRRGGVSEGVLTGKHVDD; translated from the exons ATGAACGGGTTCTCGGCGCACGGCCTGGACGAAGATGCGTTCGGGGAGAAGTCGGACTTGAAGGGGAGCCTGAGGACGTTTGATGCATTTC CCAAAACAAAGGCGTCCTATACAGCCCCCTCCCGCCGCGGCGGCCAATGGACCGTCCTAATCCTCGCCATCTGCACcgttctctccttctccgaACTCCGCACCTGGTTCAAAGGCACCGAAAACCACCACTTCAGCGTCGAAAAGGGTGTTTCGCACGAACTCCAGCTCAACCTCGACATGGTCGTCAAGATGCCCTGCGACACGCTGCGCGTGAACATCCAGGACGCGGCGGGCGACCGTATTCTTGCTGGCGAGTTACTCAAGAGGGAAGATACGAGCTGGAAGTTGTGGATGGATAAGCGGAATGGCGGGGCGGGTATTTATCAAACGTTGAGTCAGGAAGATAACGAGCGGTTGGAGGCGCAAGAGGAGGATGCGCATGTGCATCATGTGCTTGGGGAAGTGAGGAGGAATCCAAGAAAGAAGTTTGCGAAAGGGCCAAGGTTGAGGTGGGGTGAGAAGCCCGATTCGTGTCGCATTTATGGCAGTCTCGAGGGCAATAAGGTGCAGGGGGATTTCCATATCACAGCCCGGGGTCATGGGTATCAGGAGTTTGCGCCGCATTTAGATCACAGCA CCTTCAACTTCACGCACATGATCACCGAACTTTCCTTCGGCCCTCACTACCCCACAATCCTCAACCCCCTCGACAAAACCATCGCCTCCACCGAATCCCACTATTACAAATACCAATACTTCCTCTCCGTCGTCCCCACCATTTACTCCAAGGGTGCCCGCGCCGTCGACAGCACCCTCAGCGGAAACCCCTCCCACAGCAACAGGAACCTGATCTTCACGAACCAATACGGAGCAACCAGCCAGTCCGACGCTATTCCCGAGAACCCGTTCTACGTGCCGGGCATCTACTTCAAGTATAACATCGAACCGATTATGTTGCTGATTAGTGAGGAGAGGAGTAGCTTTCTGTCGTTGTTGATTAGGTTGGTTAACACCGTGTCTGGAGTCATGGTTACTGGGGGTTGGGTTTATCAACTTTCGGGGTGGGTTATTGAATTGGTTAGGAAGAGGCGGGGTGGTGTGTCGGAAGGTGTATTGACAGGGAAGCATGTGGATGATTAG
- a CDS encoding uncharacterized protein (COG:C;~EggNog:ENOG410PGTG;~InterPro:IPR001155,IPR013785;~go_function: GO:0003824 - catalytic activity [Evidence IEA];~go_function: GO:0010181 - FMN binding [Evidence IEA];~go_function: GO:0016491 - oxidoreductase activity [Evidence IEA];~go_process: GO:0055114 - oxidation-reduction process [Evidence IEA]) — protein MTASQIKSAVVDYTKAAQNTICAGFDGVEIYGANGYLLDQFLQDTCNCRNNEYGRSAENGARFAIKLSVQFQTPSDRRNLVIISVPGAASRPRDLKLGYLHVIESRVTKNVDIEKIEGIEFAWDIWGKCSPALVAGGYTPENAKHAIDKDYANNLSRGRVWQTLPGES, from the exons ATGACAGCGAGCCAGATTAAGTCCGCTGTTGTGGATTATACCAAAGCTGCCCAGAACACTATCTGTGCAGGCTTTGACGGCGTCGAGATCTACGGCGCCAACGGGTATCTCTTGGACCAATTCCTCCAAGACACATGCAACTGCAGAAACAACGAATATGGTAGGAGCGCCGAAAACGGTGCACGGTTTGCTATCAAGCTGTCAGTTCAATTTCAAACGCCATCGGACCGGAGAAACTTGGTTATCATATCAGTCCCTGGAGCAGCTTCCAGG CCCCGGGATCTGAAGCTGGGGTATCTCCATGTGATCGAGTCGCGAGTTACGAAAAACGTGGACATTGAGAAGATAGAGGGGATCGAATTCGCCTGGGATATCTGGGGGAAGTGTTCTCCGGCCCTGGTTGCTGGTGGATATACTCCGGAGAATGCCAAGCACGCTATTGATAAGGACTATGCGAATAATTTAAGTCGCGGTCGTGTTTGGCAGACACTTCCTGGCGAATCCTAA
- a CDS encoding uncharacterized protein (COG:C;~EggNog:ENOG410PGTG;~InterPro:IPR001155,IPR013785;~go_function: GO:0003824 - catalytic activity [Evidence IEA];~go_function: GO:0010181 - FMN binding [Evidence IEA];~go_function: GO:0016491 - oxidoreductase activity [Evidence IEA];~go_process: GO:0055114 - oxidation-reduction process [Evidence IEA]), with protein sequence MAPLTRLRADDKHVQLSMATKYYCQRASDPGTLIIAESSLISPSHGGVPNAPGM encoded by the coding sequence ATGGCCCCATTGACCCGTCTCCGCGCCGATGACAAACACGTCCAGCTCTCAATGGCAACCAAGTACTACTGCCAGCGCGCCTCCGACCCTGGAACCCTAATCATTGCGGAATCATCGCTGATCTCTCCGAGTCATGGCGGAGTTCCCAACGCCCCAGGGATGTAG
- a CDS encoding zinc-dependent alcohol dehydrogenase family protein (COG:Q;~EggNog:ENOG410PIQ2;~InterPro:IPR013154,IPR013149,IPR036291,IPR011032, IPR020843;~PFAM:PF00107,PF08240,PF13602;~go_function: GO:0016491 - oxidoreductase activity [Evidence IEA];~go_process: GO:0055114 - oxidation-reduction process [Evidence IEA]), which translates to MAPSIQQFVSNFDGLDGLKKVDAPMPSPGQGEVLVQIKTVSLNYRDMEVICGEYTHHQSINQGSTIVPCSDMCGIIQSVGSGTTKWKVGDRVLSTFIPDHQTGLLSEKALSSGLGLPQPGVLTTHRVFPEHALIKAPEYMSDQEASTLTIAGVTAWMSINGMRPLGQSGGRDEYILLQGTGGVSIAGLQLAKASGAKVIITSSSDDKLAKAKALGADFTINYRKTPDWEKEVMKVTNGHGADIILEVGGSKTLSKSFNCAAYNGLINCIGYTSGKAQAGGDQPNVNILAISKVLTLKGIIVGSTDRFEEMVRFVEKHEIHPVICKTFSFEEAKDALKYLESGSHFGKVVIQVSS; encoded by the exons ATGGCACCCTCAATTCAGCAATTCGTTTCCAACTTCGATGGCCTTGATGGCCTGAAGAAAGTCGATGCACCGATGCCCTCTCCCGGACAGGGAGAGGTCCTAGTGCAAATCAAAACCGTATCCCTAAACTACCGTGACATGGAAG TAATATGCGGCGAGTACACCCATCACCAATCCATCAATCAGGGCTCCACCATTGTCCCCTGCTCGGACATGTGCGGCATAATCCAAAGCGTGGGAAGTGGTACTACGAAGTGGAAAGTCGGAGACCGCGTGCTTTCAACCTTCATACCAGACCATCAAACTGGTCTGCTCAGTGAAAAAGCACTTTCCAGCGGCCTTGGACTCCCACAGCCTGGTGTGCTTACGACGCACCGGGTGTTCCCTGAGCATGCTTTGATCAAGGCACCTGAGTACATGTCAGACCAAGAGGCTAGTACTCTCACAATCGCAGGTGTCACCGCATGGATGAGTATCAACGGGATGCGTCCGCTTGGCCAGAGTGGTGGTAGGGATGAATACATCCTGCTACAAGGTACGGGAGGAGTCAGTATTGCGGGATTGCAGCTTGCGAAGGCATCCGGCGCAAAAG TGATCATTACTTCCTCCTCTGACGACAAACTGGCCAAAGCCAAAGCTCTCGGCGCAGACTTCACCATCAACTACCGCAAAACCCCCGACTGGGAAAAGGAAGTCATGAAAGTCACAAACGGCCACGGCGCAGACATCATCCTCGAAGTCGGCGGTTCCAAAACCCTCAGCAAGAGCTTTAACTGTGCCGCATACAACGGCTTGATCAACTGCATTGGGTACACTTCCGGCAAGGCGCAAGCTGGTGGCGACCAGCCGAATGTGAATATCCTCGCCATAAGCAAGGTGCTTACTTTGAAGGGTATTATTGTTGGGTCTACGGATCGGTTTGAGGAGATGGTGAGGTTTGTTGAGAAGCATGAGATCCATCCTGTTATCTGTAAGACTTTCTCGTTTGAGGAAGCGAAGGATGCTCTGAAGTATTTGGAGAGTGGATCGCATTTTGGGAAGGTTGTTATTCAGGTATCGAGTTAA
- a CDS encoding NAD-dependent epimerase/dehydratase family protein (COG:S;~EggNog:ENOG410PVKC;~InterPro:IPR036291), translated as MSRNILITGGSGYLGGTVLARWKSANLPPYNTLYALVRTEEQAQKVKQYGAETLICNISNHEHVTRAIIDKKITVIYFLIDAYWDTHQKVLIKALGEVKKQTGEEVHFLHTAGAKHFSRHAGIYFDGPLLDTDPKLYDIQKTAVSPHDFFSQAVRTNVTVIDTAERYGVRSYIFAPCIVYGEGEGFGNRTSIQDVAIVKAAKKARRVYKVDLDNPTWPVCHIVDTTTLYLQILRHILLGNDIGHNKNGFFLAASGSVPWNDIYSAIAKALAKRGVVDDEKVEQADGPGLVKMADALEVAPSAVPVQLGGKCTFTAVHGHQIGWEPQYPPEHILEEADAEVDLILRSLEVDDSRATIR; from the exons ATGTCTCGCAACATCCTGATCACCGGCGGCTCCGGCTACCTAGGCGGCACTGTCCTCGCACGCTGGAAAAGTGCCAATCTACCTCCATACAACACCCTCTACGCCCTCGTCCGGACAGAAGAGCAAGCACAGAAGGTGAAGCAGTACGGCGCGGAGACGCTAATCTGCAACATCAGCAATCATGAGCATGTTACTCGAGCGATCATTGACAAAAAGATCACTGTGATCTATTTCCTGATCGATGCATATTGGGATACGCATCAGAAGGTTTTGATCAAGGCTTTAGGGGAGGTGAAGAAGCAGACAGGGGAGGAGGTGCATTTTCTGCACACTGCAGGAGCAAAGCATTTTAGTCGACATGCGGGGATTTATTTCGATGGGCCGTTGCTTGATACTGATCCGAAGCTGTATGATATTCAGAAGACTGCTGTTTCACCGCatgatttcttttctcag GCCGTCAGAACGAATGTCACGGTGATTGACACTGCCGAGcgatacggagtacgaagtTATATTTTTGCTCCATGTATCGTCTACGGTGAAGGAGAGGGATTCGGCAACCGCACTTCGATTCAGGATGTTGCAATTGTCAAAGCTGCAAAGAAGGCACGACGAGTGTACAAGGTTGATCTCGACAATCCG ACTTGGCCCGTCTGCCACATAGTCGATACCACCACTCTCTACTTGCAGATCCTGCGCCATATTCTGCTAGGTAACGACATCGGGCATAACAAGAATGGTTTTTTCCTTGCCGCTTCTGGTAGTGTACCTTGGAACGATATCTACAGTGCTATCGCCAAAGCCCTCGCAAAGCGTGGTGTTGTGGATGACGAGAAGGTCGAACAGGCGGACGGACCCGGCCTGGTAAAAATGGCTGATGCGCTCGAGGTAGCGCCGTCTGCTGTTCCTGTGCAGCTAGGTGGGAA GTGTACCTTTACGGCGGTACATGGCCACCAGATCGGATGGGAGCCGCAGTATCCACCAGAGCACATACTCGAAGAGGCAGATGCAGAGGTTGACCTGATTCTGAGGAGCTTGGAGGTTGATGATTCAAGGGCAACCATCCGGTAA